In a single window of the Mugil cephalus isolate CIBA_MC_2020 chromosome 6, CIBA_Mcephalus_1.1, whole genome shotgun sequence genome:
- the fryl gene encoding protein furry homolog-like isoform X17 produces the protein MLSLQDSVFFEISIKSLLKSWSSSSSAPVSSSVSRRRAPSSVTPLSWEKHNIAAMSSITIDPELKPGEFVIKSLFAEFAVLAEKKIEMVMAEPLEKPLSRSLQRGEDAQFDQLISSMSSIAEHCLPSLLRTLFDWYRRQSGTEDESYEYRPRSSTKSKGDEQHRDKDYLLERRDLAIDFIFCLVSVEVLKQIPLHPVPDVLVHEVLNLAFKHFKHKEGYCGPNTGNVHIIADLYAEVIGVLTQSKFQAVRKKFITELKELRQKEQSPYIVQSIISLIMGMKFFRVKMYPVEDFEASFQFMQECAQYFLEVKDKDIKHALAGLFVEILIPVAAAVKNEVNVPCLKTFVEMLYQTTFDLSSRKKHSLALYPLVTCLLCVSQKQFFLNNWHIFLQNCLSHLKNKDPKMSRVALESLYRLLWVYIIRIKCESNTVTQSRLLSIVSALFPKGSRSVVPRDTPLNIFVKIIQFIAQERLDFAMKEIIYDLLCVGKSHKTFTINPERMNIGLRAFLVIADSLQQKDGEPPMPTTGIIMPSGNTLRVKKIFLNTTLTDEEAKVIGMSLYYPQVRKALDNILRHLDKEVGRSMSMTSVQMSNKEPEDMITGERKPKIDLFRTCVAAIPRLIPDGMSRQDLIELLAKLTIHMDEELRGLAFTTLQALMVDFPEWREDVLSGFAYFIVREVTDVHPTLLDNAVKMLLQLISQWRQAVQSSNKSHDVQQGSSGGRSLSLERTLPLGVLHVVEGLALVVLCSCRPATRRLAVNVLKEVRALHTALGIGKGDEELAIDVMDRLSASVLESFIHLTGADQTNLLYCPSGIDLQTLAEWSSSPISHQFDVVSPSHIWVFAHVTQGQDPWVISFSSYLRQENLLKHCPTALNYAWMFAYTRLQLLSPQVDINSPINAKKVNSLNSSDSYIGLWRNYLILCCSSASSSSSMSSSSSTSGSVRCSPPETLASTPDSGYSYDSKIVGTPSPSSLFKHIVPMMRSESMDITESLVLGLGRTNPQCFRELIEELNPIIKEALERRPENMKRRRRRDILRVQLVRIFELLADAGVISQIASGGLDGETHSLNSTLLEYVDLTRQLLEAENDKDSDTLKDIRCHFSALVANIIQNVPVHQRRTIFPQQSLRHSLFMLFSHWAGPFSIMFTPLDRYSDRNMQINRHQYCALKAMSAVLCCGPVADNVGLSSDGYLYKWLDNILDSQDKKVHQLGCEAVMLLLELNPDQSNLMFWAVDRCYTGSRRVAAGCFRAIANVFHNRDYQFDTVVLLNLILFKAADSSRDIYEVAMQLLQILEPKLFRYAHKLEIQRTDGILTPPSPLPHLYSVSYYQLSEELARTYPELTLPIFSEVSQRIQTAHPGGRQVMLHYLLPWMNNVELVDFKSAARRPEDCGSGEDEEEVHDRENMMVNSRRWLRGEGWGSPRATTMVLNNLMFMTAKYGDEFAWSEIENVWTTLADSWPKNLKIILHFLISMSGVSSDPSLLPYVKRVVVYLGRDKTMQLLEELMCELELTDPVSSAVTHMDNPPYYRITSSYKIPSVTSGTTSSTNTMVPGNDGHHDTKIKDSNMEDSYTHLDIYSGLNSNLNRQHHRLESRYSSSSGGSYEDEKSDSMPLYANWRLKVMDHNQPEPLPFPPSGGCWSPLVDYLPETNTPAVALHRCNIAIILLTDLIVDHGVKVEWSAYLHLLLHAVFIGFDHQHPEVYEHCKRLLLHLLIVQGTNSSVQSVAMVLLRNRDYNDPRVLTVKPVAPDLNLTGVQELLPDCQPSPVTDSGLSSSSTSSSISLGAGGSALSHLSPTLLSEVDVTAEQDEKSKALIEFITSRKRGPLWNHEDVSAKNPNIKSAEQLSVFVRHVVTVFKHIPSGFQLESLLSEVSLRTALSCSSRHYAGRSFQIFRALKQPLTPATLSDILSRLVETVGDPGEEAQGFVIELLLTLESGIDTLADTLKNYDLLTALAQTSSRDHLLGPKFAANRKSTGQLNLNSGGLFHHVHPRSNSLRASLMSERKADRRRSNTLDIADRLGGSHGNLARTQSLSSLGGGGTPGGDNIHPVDPSNLMATVFWIAASLLESDYEFEYLLALRLLNKLLGQLPLDRADSRERLENVQAKLKWYNFPGLLQLFLKGFTSASTQELTIHLLSKLISVSRHTLVDPSQVAGFPLNILCLLPHLIQHFDSPTPFCKETADKIAKVCADEKSATLSNLAHMMSLYSTHSYSRDCTNWINVVCRYLHDAFAERTLNLVTYLAELLEKGLPAMQQSLLQIIHSLLGHIDLSAAPVKQFNLEIMKIIGKYVQSPHWKEAQNILKLVVSRSASLVVPDDVQRSYSTESCGSPEIAFTRIFNNSSKELPGKTLDFHFDISETPIIGHKYGDQRTAAGRNGKPQVIAVTRSTSSTSSGSNSNGLVQVSWKRPQLSQRRTRERLMNVLSLCGPESGIPKNPSVRLLSYSKASDKVVFSSNEDLDSADQQTSLIPTVEEVVREEEVQGEDTGSEQQFGVFKDFDFLDVELEDAEELQGESMDNFNWGVRRRSLESMDKGDTPSLQECQYTGSTPSLNLTNHEDTDESSEEEVLSASQILTRSNLLNSDSATDDTASNHVDSLQQSQESSSSAMTEEATVLPSLPSLPSLPRLDSPILERAHSDSTSSQLPEDAISVTAADELSSSVSEDTGFCSAPPLPSDPPELCDPCDSQDPPDAQETQDPHEDLDPAPPPPPAIDTPPGSLCEEESQTVLPLCLPMPPDTKPDPDPDPDSTCGSMWEEDVTQALKELDERCEEEEADFSGMSSQDEGDADGFPEIQASPPPSPFLSAILAAFQPVAYDNEEDAWRCHVNQMLSDTDGSSAVYTFHVFSRLFQSIQRKFGSITHSSVRFLGERLQRMGNQFLSSLEVMTSRSQCPTVLLDAETLVSCGLLETLKFSVLELQEHLDTYNAKKEAAEQWLENCRKTFGDKDSSQRPNTHAQQMENLAELELCRRLYKLHFQLLLLFQAYCKLISRVDTIKREAEVTNMSEELTILESCLKEAETGNDGQEDVCMSDNAQTNTETAIQSLIETLRARDFSSALTQVKVFRSLWPNDIFGNETDNAVQTLLHIYFRHQTLGQTGCLAVVGPSRDLSQASTRLMELNLQIREALSRAQVYQPHTTMVSTGL, from the exons CTTCTGCACCAGTCAGCAGCAGCGTGAGTAGACGCCGTGCCCCCTCCTCGGTGACTCCCCTCTCGTGGGAGAAACACAACATCGCCGCCATGTCGAGCATCACCATCGACCCCGAGCTCAAGCCCGGGGAGTTCGTCATCAAGAGTCTGTTTGCCGAGTTTGCCGTGCTGGCTGAGAAGAAGATAGAAATGGTGATGGCTGAACCGCTG GAGAAACCGCTGTCCCGATCCCTCCAGAGAGGGGAAGATGCACAATTTGACCAG ttaaTAAGCTCTATGAGCTCAATAGCAGAACACTGTTTGCCCTCCCTACTGCGCACATTGTTTGACTGGTACCGGCGGCAGAGTGGCACTGAAGACGAGTCCTACGAGTACAGGCCTCGCTCTAGTACTAAGTCCAAAGG GGATGAACAGCACCGGGATAAAGATTACCTCCTGGAACGGCGAGACTTAGCCatagatttcattttttgtttagtttcagtgGAGGTTCTAAAGCAG ATTCCTCTTCATCCGGTGCCAGATGTTTTAGTACATGAAGTTCTAAACCTGGCATTCAAGCACTTTAAACACAAAGAGGG TTACTGTGGCCCCAACACTGGCAATGTGCACATCATCGCAGACTTGTACGCTGAGGTCATAGGGGTTCTTACGCAGTCAAA GTTTCAGGCGGTGAGGAAGAAGTTCATCACGGAGCTGAAGGAGCTCAGGCAAAAAGAGCAGAGCCCCTACATAGTCCAGAGCATCATCAGCCTCATCATGGGCATGAAGTTCTTTCGGGTCAAAATGTATCCAGTGGAGGACTTTGAGGCTTCTTTTCAGTTCATGCAG GAGTGTGCCCAGTATTTCCTGGAAGTCAAAGATAAAGACATAAAGCACGCTCTAGCGGGCCTTTTCGTCGAGATCCTCATCCCCGTCGCAGCC GCGGTGAAAAATGAAGTCAATGTGCCGTGCCTAAAAACCTTCGTGGAGATGCTCTACCAGACGACATTTGACCTTAGTTCCAGAAAGAAGCACTCATTG GCCCTGTATCCCCTGGTGACGTGTCTGCTGTGCGTCAGTCAAAAGCAGTTCTTTCTCAACAACTGGCACATCTTCCTCCAGAATTGCCTCTCACACCTGAAG AATAAAGACCCCAAAATGTCCCGTGTAGCACTGGAGTCGCTCTACAGACTTCTCTGGGTCTACATCATCAGGATCAAGTGTGAGAGTAACACTGTCACGCAGAG TCGACTACTCAGCATCGTTTCAGCACTTTTCCCCAAAGGCTCTCGTAGTGTGGTGCCCAGAGACACGCCCCTCAATATCTTTGTCAAAATCATCCAGTTTATAGCTCAG GAGAGACTGGACTTCGCTATGAAGGAGATTATCTATGACCTCTTGTGTGTTGGCAAGTCTCACAAAACCTTCACCATCAACCCAGAG AGGATGAATATTGGTCTGCGAGCCTTCTTGGTGATTGCTGACAGCTTACAGCAGAAAGACGGGGAACCGCCGATGCCTACCACAGGGATCATCATGCCGTCTGGCAACACATTACGCGTCAAAAAGATCTTCCTCAACACCACGCTCACAGATGAAGAAGCAAAAGTCATAG GCATGTCACTGTACTACCCACAAGTAAGAAAGGCTTTGGATAACATCCTACGGCACCTGGACAAGGAAGTGGGGCGCTCCATGAGCATGACCAGTGTACAGATGTCAAACAAGGAGCCTGAGGACATGATCAC GGGAGAGAGGAAACCAAAGATCGATCTTTTCCGAACATGCGTCGCGGCCATCCCAAGGCTGATACCAGATGGCATGAGCAGACAAGACCTAATAGAGCTTCTAGCCAA ACTGACCATCCACATGGACGAGGAGCTGCGTGGCCTCGCCTTTACCACTCTTCAGGCTCTGATGGTAGATTTCCCAGAGTGGCGGGAGGATGTGCTCTCTGGCTTTGCCTACTTCATAGTAAGAGAGGTCACTGATGTCCACCCCACGCTGCTGGACAATGCCGTCAAGATGCTGCTACAGCTCATCAGCCAATGGAGGCAGGCGGTGCAGAGCAGCAATAAGAGTCACGATGTACAG cagGGCTCAAGCGGAGGCCGTTCTCTGTCCTTGGAGCGCACCCTTCCTTTGGGCGTGCTGCATGTGGTGGAGGGTTTAGCGCTGGTGGTGCTTTGTAGCTGCCGCCCTGCCACGCGCAGGCTGGCTGTTAATGTTCTCAAGGAGGTCCGAGCTCTGCACACTGCACTGGGCATTGGCAAG GGTGATGAGGAACTGGCCATTGATGTAATGGACAGGTTAAGTGCATCAGTGTTGGAGAGCTTCATTCATCTCACAGGGGCTGACCAG acCAACCTGCTGTATTGTCCCAGTGGGATTGATCTTCAGACTCTAGCTGAGTGGAGCTCATCTCCCATCAGCCACCAGTTTGATGTGGTGAGCCCCTCGCACATCTGGGTGTTTGCTCATGTTACTCAGGGCCAGGACCCCTGGGTGATCAGCTTCTCCAGCTACCTGCGGCAGGAGAACCTGCTCAAACATTGTCCCACTGCCCTCAACTATGCCTGGATGTTTGCCTACACCCGCCTGCAGCTACTGTCTCCACAAGTTGACATAAA TAGCCCTATCAATGCCAAGAAAGTGAACAGTCTGAACAGCAGTGACTCCTACATTGGTCTTTGGAGGAACTACTTgatcctctgctgcagctctgcctcttcctcctcctccatgagttcctcatcctccacctctGGCTCCGTCCGCTGCTCCCCGCCTGAGACGCTGGCGTCCACGCCGGACAGCGGCTACAGTTATGATTCAAAG aTTGTTGGCACTccgtccccctcctccctgttcAAACACATTGTTCCAATGATGCGCTCTGAGAGCATGGACATCACAGAGTCTCTAGTGTTGGGGCTTGGCAGGACCAACCCCCAGTGTTTCAG AGAGTTGATAGAGGAGCTAAATCCCATCATAAAAGAAGCTCTAGAAAGAAGACCTGAA AACATGAAGCGACGCAGGCGTCGCGACATCCTCAGGGTCCAGCTGGTCCGGATATTTGAGCTTCTTGCTGATGCTGGTGTCATCAGTCAAAT AGCGAGTGGAGGGTTAGATGGAGAGACCCACTCTCTGAACAGTACGCTGCTTGAGTATGTTGATCTGACCAGGCAGTTGCTGGAGGCTGAAAACGACAAGGACTCTGATACTCTGAAGGACATTCGCTGTCACTTCAGTGCACTTGTGGCAAATATCATCCAGAATGTCCCAG TACACCAGAGGAGGACCATCTTCCCCCAGCAGTCACTGAGACACAGCCTGTTCATGCTCTTCAGTCACTGGGCTGGACCCTTCAGCATCATGTTCACTCCCCTGGATCGCTACAGTGACAGAAATATGCAGATCAACCGCCATCAGTACTGCGCACTAAAG GCCATGtctgcagtgttgtgttgtggacCTGTAGCTGATAATGTCGGCCTTTCCTCTGATGGCTACCTCTACAAGTGGCTGGACAACATCCTGGACTCTCAGGACAAGAAG GTTCATCAGCTGGGTTGTGAggctgtgatgctgctgctggagctgaatCCAGACCAGAGCAACCTCATGTTTTGGGCCGTGGACCGCTGTTACACCGGCTCCCGTCGCGTGGCTGCCGGCTGCTTCAGGGCCATCGCCAACGTCTTTCACAACAG GGATTACCAGTTTGACACTGTGGTGCTGCTGAACCTGATTCTGTTCAAGGCAGCTGATTCCTCCAGAGATATCTATGAAGTTGCCATGCAGCTGTTACAG ATCCTGGAACCCAAGCTCTTCCGTTACGCCCACAAACTGGAAATCCAGCGAACAGATGGCATCCTGACCCCTCCATCGCCGCTGCCACACCTCTACTCTGTGTCTTACTACCAGCTGTCCGAGGAGCTCGCAAGGACTTACCCAGAGCTCACTCTACCCATCTTCTCAG AGGTGAGCCAGCGCATCCAGACGGCACATCCTGGTGGACGTCAAGTAATGTTGCACTACCTCCTGCCTTGGATGAACAACGTGGAGCTGGTCGACTTCAAATCGGCTGCGCGGCGACCGGAGGACTGTGGCAGTggcgaggacgaggaggaggtaCACGACAGGGAGAACATGATGGTCAACAGCCGGAGGTGGCTGCGTGGAGAAGGCTGGGGATCCCCTCGTGCAACGACCATGGTGCTAAACAACCTCATGTTCATGACGGCTAAG TATGGGGATGAGTTTGCTTGGTCAGAGATCGAGAACGTGTGGACCACGTTGGCAGACAGTTGGCCGAAGAACCTCAAAATCATTCTACACTTCCTCATCAGTATGTCCGGAGTCAGCAGTGACCCCAGCCTCTTGCCCTAT GTGAAGCGAGTGGTGGTTTACTTGGGCAGAGATAAGACTatgcagctgctggaggagttGATGTGTGAGCTGGAGCTGACTGATCCTGTTAGCTCGGCTGTCACTCACATGGACAACCCCCCTTATTACCGCATCACCTCCAGTTACAAGATCCCCTCGGTCACCTCAG GAACAACCTCCAGCACCAACACTATGGTGCCAGGAAACGACGGTCATCATGACACCAAGATCAAAGACTCTAACATGGAGGACAG TTACACCCACCTGGATATCTACAGTGGTCTGAACAGCAACCTGAACCGGCAGCACCACCGTCTGGAGTCTCgctacagcagcagctctggaggCTCCTATGAGGATGAGAAGA GTGACTCCATGCCGCTCTATGCTAACTGGCGTTTGAAGGTGATGGATCACAACCAGCCAGAGCCGCTGCCTTTCCCTCCATCTGGAGGCTGCTGGTCTCCTCTGGTGGACTATTTGCCAGAGACAAACACCCCTGCTGTAGCGCTCCATAG atgtaACATAGCAATCATCCTACTGACAGACCTCATTGTGGACCATGGGGTCAAAGTAGAGTGGAGCGCCTACCTGCACCTCCTGCTTCATGCAGTTTTCATAG GGTTTGATCACCAGCACCCAGAGGTTTACGAGCACTGCAAACGCCTACTGCTTCACTTGCTCATTGTCCAAGGCACAAACAGCAGCGTTCAGTCCGTGGCCATGGTGCTCTTACGCAACAGAGACTACAACGATCCGAGGGTCCTGACTGTGAAGCCAGTAGCCCCAGACTTAAACCTCACAG GAGTCCAGGAGCTGTTACCAGACTGTCAGCCGTCTCCTGTGACAGACTCGGgcctcagctccagctccacgTCCTCCAGTATAAGCCTCGGAGCAGGGGGCAGCGCGCTCTCCCACCTCTCCCCCACACTTCTCAGTGAGGTAGACGTCACTGCTGAGCAGGATGAGAAGTCAAAAGCTCTTATCGAGTTCATTACATCAAG GAAGCGGGGTCCGCTCTGGAATCACGAGGACGTGTCGGCCAAGAACCCCAACATTAAGAGCGCCGAGCAGCTGAGTGTTTTTGTCAGACACGTGGTGACTGTTTTCAAACATATCCCATCAG GTTTCCAGCTGGAGTCGTTGCTGAGTGAAGTGTCTCTAAGGACGGCTCTGTCTTGTTCTTCTCGCCACTACGCCGGCCGTTCTTTCCAGATTTTCAGGGCGCTCAAACAACCTCTGACGCCCGCTACACTGTCTGACATTCTGTCTCGACTGGTTGAGACAGTGGGTGACCCAGGAGAGGAGGCTCAG GGCTTTGTCATTGAGCTCCTCCTCACTCTGGAGTCTGGCATCGACACGCTGGCAGACACCCTCAAAAACTACGACCTCCTCACTGCCTTAGCACA AACCTCCAGCCGTGACCACTTGCTGGGCCCTAAGTTTGCTGCCAACAGGAAAAGCACAGGCCAGCTCAACCTGAACAGCGGAGGTCTCTTCCATCACGTCCATCCTCGCAGCAACTCTCTTCGCGCCAGCCTGATGAGTGAACGGAAAGCTGACCGGCGTAGGAGTAACACCTTAGACATAGCGGACCGGCTTGGTGGTAGCCATGGAAACCTTGCACGCACACAAAGCTTATCATCACTGGGCGGGGGAGGGACTCCGGGCGGGGACAACATCCATCCCGTGGACCCCTCAAATCTGATGGCCACCGTGTTCTGGATCGCCGCCTCCTTGCTGGAGTCGGACTACGAGTTCGAGTACCTGCTGGCGCTGCGGTTACTCAACAAGCTGCTGGGCCAGCTGCCCCTGGACCGCGCGGACAGCAGAGAACGTCTGGAGAACGTCCAGGCAAAGCTGAAGTGGTACAACTTCCCTGGcctgctgcagctcttcctTAAGGGCTTCACCTCTGCTTCTACTCAGGAGCTCACCATACACCTTCTCAGCAAGCTCATCAGTGTCTCCAGACATACACTGGTTGACCCTTCACAAGTGGCAG GCTTTCCTCTGAACATCCTGTGCCTTCTACCACACCTCATCCAGCACTTTGACAGCCCCACTCCTTTCTGCAAGGAGACAGCTGATAAGATAGCCAAGGTGTGCGCGGACGAGAAGTCGGCCACACTCTCCAACCTGGCTCACATGATGAGCCTGTACAGCACGCACAGCTACTCCCGCGACTGCACCAACTGGATCAACGTAGTGTGTCGTTACCTCCACGATGCCTTTGCTGAGAGGACCTTGAACCTGGTCACCTACTTGGCTGAG CTACTGGAGAAGGGCCTTCCCGCCATGCAGCAGTCCCTGTTGCAGATTATCCACAGTTTGCTGGGTCATATTGACCTGTCAGCAGCGCCCGTTAAACAGTTTAACCTGGAGATCATGAAGATCATTGGCAAATATGTTCAG aGCCCACACTGGAAAGAGGCCCAAAACATTCTCAAGTTGGTGGTGTCTCGTTCCGCCAGCCTTGTCGTCCCAGACGACGTGCAGCGCTCTTACAGCACAGAATCGTGCGGCTCTCCAGAAATTGCCTTCACTCGGATATTCAACAACTCCTCCAAGGAGCTGCCTGGGAAGACTCTGGACTTCCACTTTGACATCTCAGAG ACACCGATCATAGGCCACAAATATGGCGATCAGCGTACTGCAGCGGGCCGGAACGGAAAGCCCCAAGTGATTGCTGTAACGAGGAGTACCTCCTCTACGTCATCCGGCTCTAACTCTAATGGGCTGGTGCAAGTCAGCTGGAAGAGGCCTCAACTCTCTCAG AGAAGAACCAGAGAGAGGCTGATGAATGTCCTGTCTCTATGTGGTCCAGAATCCGGCATTCCCAAAAATCCATCTGTAAGACTCCTCTCCTACTCTAAGGCCTCAGACAAG GTGGTCTTCTCATCCAATGAGGACCTGGACTCTGCGGACCAGCAGACCAGCCTCATACCCACGGTGGAGGAGGtggtcagagaggaggaggtgcagggagaaGATACGGGCAGCGAGCAGCAGTTTGGCGTCTTCAAGGACTTTGACTTCTTAGATGTGGAGCTGGAAGATGCTGAG GAGTTGCAG GGGGAGAGCATGGACAACTTCAACTGGGGAGTGCGGCGTCGCTCCCTGGAGAGCATGGACAAAGGGGACACGCCGTCTTTGCAGGAGTGCCAGTACACGGGCAGCACGCCGAGCCTCAACCTCACCAACCACGAGGACACGGACGAGTCGTCTGAGGAGGAGGTACTGAGCGCTAGCCAGATTCTCACCCGCTCCAACCTT cttaACAGTGACTCTGCCACCGACGACACTGCGTCCAACCACGTGGACTCCTTGCAGCAGTCCCAGGAGTCGTCCAGCAGCGCCATGACTGAAGAGGCGACTGTCCTGCCCTCTCTGCCCTCtctgccctccctcccccgACTGGATAGTCCCATTTTGGAGAGGGCCCACTCAGACAGCACCAGCAGCCAGCTGCCTGAG GACGCTATAAGCGTGACGGCGGCTGACGAGCTGAGCAGCAGCGTAAGCGAGGACACGGGGTTTTGCAGCGCCCCCCCTCTGCCCTCCGACCCACCAGAACTGTGCGACCCCTGTGACTCGCAGGATCCGCCGGACGCTCAGGAGACACAAGACCCTCACGAGGACCTGGACCCggccccccctcctccgccgGCCATAGACACGCCTCCGGGGTCTCTCTGTGAGGAAGAATCCCAAACAGTGCTGCCTCTGTGTCTGCCCATGCCACCAGACACAAAGCCAGATCCAGATCCTGATCCTGACAGCACCTGCGGATCCATGTGGGAGGAGGATGTGACGCAGGCGTTGAAGGAGCTGGATGAGCGctgtgaagaggaggaggcagactTCTCTGGCATGTCCAG tcaaGATGAAGGTGACGCAGACGGCTTCCCAGAGATTCAGGCCTCTCCGCCCCCTTCGCCCTTCCTCTCTGCCATCCTGGCAGCATTCCAGCCTGTTGCCTATGACAATGAGGAAGATGCCTGGCGTTGCCATGTCAACCAGATGTTGTCAGACACGGACGGGTCCTCTGCTGTTTACACTTTCCACGTGTTCTCCAGACTCTTTCAG AGCATTCAGAGGAAGTTTGGCTCCATTACACATTCATCTGTTCGCTTTCTCGGGGAAAGACTCCAACGGATGGGTAATCAGTTCCTCAGCTCCCTGGAGGTCATGACGTCTCGCTCTCAGTGTCCCACTGTGCTGCTTGATGCAGAGACG CTGGTCTCTTGTGGACTGTTGGAGACTCTGAAGTTTAGTGTGCTGGAGTTGCAGGAACACCTGGACACCTACAACGCCAAGAAAGAAGCGGCAGAGCAG TGGCTGGAgaactgcaggaaaacatttggGGACAAAGACAGCAGCCAGAGACCCAATACTCATGCACAG CAAATGGAAAATCTAGCA GAGCTGGAGTTGTGCCGGAGGCTCTATAAGTTGCactttcagctgctgctgctgtttcaggcCTACTGTAAGCTCATCAGCAGGGTGGACACCATCaagagggaggcagag GTGACCAACATGTCTGAGGAACTCACCATCCTGGAGAGCTGCCTGAAGGAGGCGGAGACGGGAAACGACGGTCAGGAAGACGTGTGCATGTCAGACAACGCCCAGACCAACACGGAGACGGCCATCCAGTCTCTGATTGAGACCCTCAGAGCCAGGGACTTCAGCTCCGCCCTCACACAGGTCAAAGTCTTTAG gTCTTTGTGGCCCAACGACATCTTTGGCAACGAGACAGATAACGCAGTCCAGACCCTCCTGCACATCTACTTCCGCCACCAGACGCTGGGCCAGACGGGCTGCTTGGCGGTGGTGGGCCCCAGCAGGGACCTGTCTCAGGCCAGCACCCGCCTCATGGAGCTCAACCTGCAGATCCGCGAGGCTCTGAGTCGGGCGCAGGTCTACCAGCCCCACACCACCATGGTCAGCACTGGACTGTGA